Proteins co-encoded in one Actinomadura luteofluorescens genomic window:
- a CDS encoding nitrate/nitrite transporter gives MTGTRRTAEAGPAETGVGGGRRSMVMLAVATIGFAVNFWAWALLSPLGPRFKDSLDLSSFEQSLLVAVPVVVGSLGRIPVGALTDRFGGRVMFPAVSLFTIVPVLYLGLAGHSSLASLLAGGFFLGIAGTTFAVGVPFVNAWFPPQRRGLAVGIFGAGMGGTAISALTTVKEVDRYGTEFPFVVMAVLLAVYAAVAWLVLREAPGRTAPTEPLAKRLVATARMGVTWQMSALYAVAFGGYVAFSVYLPTYLKTQYGLSQSDAANRMAGFVLLAVVMRPIGGWLSDRVGAARVMAAALAVTVAGAAAQSFAPPLMPLGTIAFLAMAAALGAGSGATFALVAQLTPVSKVGAVTGVVGAAGGLGGFVPPLVMGFVYGAYGSYAAGLVLLALVAAAAALFTATVVRRAVPARRDA, from the coding sequence GTGACTGGGACACGTCGGACGGCGGAAGCGGGGCCCGCGGAAACCGGGGTGGGCGGCGGCCGCCGGTCGATGGTCATGCTGGCGGTGGCCACGATCGGGTTCGCGGTGAACTTCTGGGCGTGGGCGCTGCTGAGCCCGCTGGGGCCGCGGTTCAAGGACTCGCTGGATCTCTCGTCGTTCGAGCAGTCCCTGCTCGTGGCCGTGCCCGTGGTCGTGGGCTCGCTGGGGCGCATCCCGGTCGGCGCCCTGACCGACCGGTTCGGCGGCCGGGTGATGTTCCCCGCGGTCTCGCTGTTCACCATCGTGCCCGTCCTCTACCTGGGCCTGGCCGGGCACTCCTCGCTGGCGTCGCTGCTCGCCGGCGGGTTCTTCCTCGGCATCGCCGGCACGACGTTCGCGGTCGGGGTCCCCTTCGTCAACGCCTGGTTCCCGCCCCAGCGGCGCGGGCTGGCGGTCGGGATCTTCGGCGCCGGAATGGGCGGCACCGCGATCAGCGCGCTGACGACCGTCAAGGAGGTCGACAGGTACGGGACGGAGTTCCCGTTCGTGGTCATGGCCGTGCTGCTCGCCGTGTACGCGGCGGTCGCGTGGCTCGTCCTGCGGGAGGCCCCCGGGCGCACCGCGCCGACCGAGCCGCTCGCGAAACGGCTGGTCGCGACGGCCCGGATGGGCGTGACCTGGCAGATGTCGGCCCTGTACGCCGTGGCGTTCGGCGGCTACGTCGCGTTCTCGGTGTACCTGCCCACGTATCTGAAGACGCAGTACGGGCTGTCGCAGTCGGACGCCGCCAACCGGATGGCGGGGTTCGTCCTGCTGGCGGTGGTGATGCGCCCGATCGGCGGGTGGCTGTCGGACCGGGTCGGCGCCGCCCGGGTGATGGCGGCGGCCCTGGCGGTGACGGTGGCGGGCGCGGCGGCGCAGTCGTTCGCGCCGCCGCTGATGCCGCTCGGGACGATCGCGTTCCTCGCCATGGCCGCCGCGCTCGGCGCCGGCAGCGGCGCGACGTTCGCGCTGGTCGCGCAGCTCACCCCGGTGAGCAAGGTCGGCGCGGTCACCGGCGTCGTCGGCGCCGCGGGCGGCCTCGGCGGGTTCGTCCCGCCGCTGGTCATGGGGTTCGTCTACGGCGCCTACGGCTCCTACGCCGCCGGACTCGTGCTGCTCGCGCTCGTGGCCGCGGCCGCCGCGCTGTTCACCGCCACGGTCGTCCGGCGCGCCGTGCCGGCCCGCCGGGACGCATAG
- a CDS encoding IclR family transcriptional regulator gives MPPVPSEESFLRRVVAVLSAFRPEDDGLGAAELARRSGLPKSTAHRIALDLVDAGLLERRGPRVRLGLRLFEIGQRVPRQRVLRDAAVPYMSDLREATRQTVHLAVLEGGEVVYVEILGSSGGPRLPSQVGGRLPAHVTGVGKAILAFSPPEVVKGVLESGLVKVGERSVTAPGLLARELETIRREGVAYDREESGSGIVCAASPVLGPDGLVLGALSVSGWATRMRLAAVAPAVHTAALTLSRTLGG, from the coding sequence ATGCCGCCCGTCCCGTCCGAGGAGAGCTTCCTGCGCCGCGTCGTCGCGGTGCTGTCGGCGTTCCGCCCGGAGGACGACGGCCTGGGCGCCGCCGAGCTGGCCCGCCGCAGCGGCCTGCCGAAGTCGACCGCGCACCGCATCGCCCTCGACCTGGTGGACGCCGGGCTGCTGGAGCGCCGGGGCCCGCGGGTGCGGCTCGGCCTGCGGCTGTTCGAGATCGGGCAGCGGGTGCCGCGCCAGCGGGTGCTGCGCGACGCCGCCGTCCCCTACATGTCGGACCTGCGGGAGGCGACCCGGCAGACCGTCCATCTCGCGGTGCTGGAGGGCGGCGAGGTCGTCTACGTGGAGATCCTCGGCTCCTCCGGCGGCCCGCGGCTGCCGTCGCAGGTGGGCGGGCGGCTGCCCGCGCACGTGACGGGGGTGGGCAAGGCGATCCTCGCGTTCTCCCCGCCGGAGGTGGTCAAGGGCGTGCTGGAGTCGGGGCTGGTCAAGGTCGGCGAGCGCAGCGTGACCGCGCCGGGGCTGCTCGCCCGGGAACTGGAGACGATCAGGCGGGAGGGCGTCGCCTACGACCGGGAGGAGTCCGGCAGCGGCATCGTCTGCGCCGCCAGCCCCGTCCTCGGCCCGGACGGCCTGGTCCTCGGCGCGCTGTCGGTGTCGGGCTGGGCGACGCGGATGCGGCTCGCCGCGGTCGCGCCGGCCGTCCACACCGCCGCGCTCACCCTGTCGCGCACGCTGGGCGGCTAG
- a CDS encoding universal stress protein → MDMTGVESDDQKHVLFGYDGTSENDTALRWAIEEARLRGLDLVVCHCWHWPYPEGHEDPHGEAVMRRAGKNLLERGTRRARELGATGAVRGRLVRGPARGALLRESRDAELTVVGAPERLDEGAGVLELAARSSRPMVVVKDGAGPRRVVAGADGTSWCDPALGFAAAEAALRRWELRVLYACWEPAAVDADELALFHDRELLEKTRAAELEAAVAPWRARYPELDIRVSLLLERPLEALFGAADDAGLLVLGDRGAGIAPLGSTSTAVLRRARRAVAIVPARPD, encoded by the coding sequence ATGGACATGACGGGCGTGGAGAGCGACGACCAGAAGCACGTCCTGTTCGGCTACGACGGGACGTCGGAGAACGACACGGCGCTGCGCTGGGCGATCGAGGAGGCCCGGCTGCGCGGCCTCGACCTGGTGGTGTGCCACTGCTGGCACTGGCCCTACCCGGAGGGGCACGAGGACCCGCACGGCGAGGCGGTCATGAGGCGGGCGGGGAAGAACCTGCTGGAGCGCGGCACGCGGCGCGCCCGCGAACTGGGGGCGACCGGCGCGGTGCGCGGCCGCCTCGTCCGCGGCCCTGCCCGCGGCGCGCTGCTGCGCGAGTCCCGCGACGCGGAGCTGACGGTGGTCGGGGCCCCCGAGCGGCTGGACGAGGGCGCCGGGGTGCTGGAACTCGCGGCGCGCTCCTCCCGCCCGATGGTCGTGGTCAAGGACGGGGCGGGCCCCCGCCGGGTCGTCGCGGGCGCGGACGGGACGAGCTGGTGCGACCCGGCGCTGGGCTTCGCCGCCGCCGAGGCGGCGCTGCGCCGGTGGGAGCTGCGCGTGCTGTACGCGTGCTGGGAGCCCGCCGCGGTCGACGCGGACGAGCTGGCGCTGTTCCACGACAGGGAGCTGCTGGAGAAGACGCGGGCGGCGGAGCTGGAGGCGGCCGTGGCGCCCTGGCGCGCGCGGTACCCGGAGCTCGACATCCGGGTCTCGCTGCTGCTGGAACGCCCCCTGGAGGCGCTGTTCGGCGCCGCGGACGACGCTGGGCTGCTGGTGCTCGGCGACCGGGGCGCCGGGATCGCCCCGCTGGGCTCGACCAGCACGGCGGTGCTCCGGCGGGCCCGCCGGGCCGTCGCGATCGTCCCCGCGCGCCCGGACTGA
- a CDS encoding acetaldehyde dehydrogenase (acetylating) — MSKLTAAIVGPGNIGTDLLVKLQRSELIDVHSMVGVVPESDGLERARRMGVEASAEGVDWLLKQPVLPDLVFEATSAKAHLANAPRYEEAGITAIDLTPAAAGPLVCPPVNLDSLSDAPNLNMITCGGQATIPIVHAVSSVVPVPYAEIVASIASRSAGPGTRANIDEFTETTARAIEQVGGAGRGKAIIILNPVDPPMIMRDTVFCAIPSDADTRAVSESIEKMVAEVAAYVPGYTLRVEPQFDEPRDIWNGMARVAVFLEVRGNGDYLPAWAGNLDIMTAAAARVGEQLARRKASS, encoded by the coding sequence ATGAGCAAGTTGACGGCGGCGATCGTCGGGCCGGGGAACATCGGCACCGACCTGCTGGTCAAGCTCCAGCGCAGCGAGCTGATCGACGTCCACTCGATGGTCGGGGTGGTGCCGGAGTCCGACGGCCTGGAGCGCGCCCGCAGGATGGGCGTCGAGGCGTCGGCGGAGGGCGTGGACTGGCTGCTGAAGCAGCCCGTGCTGCCCGACCTGGTGTTCGAGGCGACGTCGGCGAAGGCCCATCTGGCCAACGCGCCCCGCTACGAGGAGGCGGGGATCACGGCGATCGACCTGACGCCGGCCGCGGCGGGCCCCCTGGTGTGCCCGCCGGTGAACCTGGACTCGCTCTCGGACGCCCCCAACCTCAACATGATCACCTGCGGCGGGCAGGCGACGATCCCGATCGTGCACGCGGTGTCCTCCGTGGTGCCGGTGCCGTACGCCGAGATCGTCGCGTCGATCGCGTCCCGCTCGGCCGGGCCCGGCACCCGCGCGAACATCGACGAGTTCACCGAGACCACGGCCCGCGCGATCGAGCAGGTCGGCGGCGCGGGCCGGGGCAAGGCGATCATCATCCTCAACCCGGTGGACCCACCGATGATCATGCGGGACACGGTGTTCTGCGCGATCCCGTCCGACGCCGACACCAGGGCCGTCTCCGAGTCGATCGAGAAGATGGTCGCGGAGGTCGCCGCGTACGTGCCCGGCTACACGCTGCGCGTCGAGCCGCAGTTCGACGAGCCCCGCGACATCTGGAACGGGATGGCCCGCGTCGCGGTGTTCCTGGAGGTGCGCGGCAACGGCGACTACCTGCCCGCGTGGGCCGGCAACCTCGACATCATGACCGCGGCCGCCGCCAGGGTCGGCGAGCAGCTCGCGCGTAGGAAGGCCTCCTCATGA
- a CDS encoding HAD family hydrolase: MIDAVLFDVDGTLVDTNYLHAATWWQAFLQHGHTVPMADVHRAVGMGSDKLLDQLLPGDRDRDADDGIRTAHTALYAQYWSRLQAFDGAADLLRACSGRGNRVVLASSAAAPELKALRAALDADDAIDEATSGSEVEATKPAPDLVQLALERAAVPADRAVFVGDTRWDVEAARRAGMPCVCVLTGGWSRAELEEAGAAAVYDDPRALLDDLDRGPLAL, from the coding sequence ATGATCGATGCGGTGCTCTTCGACGTCGACGGCACGCTGGTCGACACCAACTACCTGCACGCCGCCACCTGGTGGCAGGCGTTCCTCCAGCACGGGCACACCGTCCCCATGGCGGACGTGCACCGGGCGGTCGGCATGGGTTCGGACAAGCTGCTGGACCAGCTGCTCCCCGGCGACCGGGACCGGGACGCCGACGACGGGATCCGCACGGCGCACACGGCCCTGTACGCGCAGTACTGGTCGCGGCTCCAGGCCTTCGACGGCGCCGCCGACCTGCTGCGGGCCTGCTCCGGCCGCGGGAACCGCGTCGTGCTCGCCAGTTCGGCCGCCGCGCCCGAGCTGAAGGCGCTGCGCGCCGCGCTGGACGCCGACGACGCGATCGACGAGGCCACCTCCGGGTCGGAGGTGGAGGCGACCAAGCCGGCGCCCGACCTCGTCCAGCTGGCCCTGGAACGGGCCGCGGTGCCCGCCGACCGGGCCGTGTTCGTGGGCGACACGCGCTGGGACGTCGAGGCGGCCCGGCGGGCGGGGATGCCGTGCGTGTGCGTGCTCACCGGCGGCTGGAGCCGCGCCGAACTGGAGGAGGCGGGCGCGGCGGCCGTCTACGACGACCCCCGCGCCCTCCTGGACGATCTGGACCGCGGCCCGCTCGCGCTATGA
- the dmpG gene encoding 4-hydroxy-2-oxovalerate aldolase has product MSDVTEKIRITDSTLRDGSHAMAHRFTEEQVRGVVHALDAAGVEVIEVTHGDGLGGSSFNYGFSLEDDVKLVAAAVDEATRAKIAVLLLPGLGTVHDLKMAHDAGASVARVATHCTEADVSLQHFAAARDLGMETVGFLMLSHRVGPEELARQARIMVDGGAQCVYVVDSAGALVLGEAQERISALVKEIGHEAQVGFHGHQNLSLGVANSVLAQQNGARQIDGALCALGAGAGNSPTEVLVATFERLGVPTGVDVQGALAAADDVVKPFLHRLPFADRGAITQGYAGVYSSFLLHAERAAERYGVPAHEILQKVGEAGYVGGQEDMIIDVALQLAAERDRAS; this is encoded by the coding sequence ATGAGCGACGTCACCGAGAAGATCCGGATCACCGACTCGACGCTGCGGGACGGCAGCCACGCGATGGCGCACCGCTTCACCGAGGAGCAGGTCCGCGGCGTCGTGCACGCCCTGGACGCCGCGGGGGTCGAGGTCATCGAGGTCACCCACGGCGACGGTCTCGGCGGATCGTCCTTCAACTACGGCTTCTCGCTGGAGGACGACGTCAAGCTCGTCGCCGCCGCCGTGGACGAGGCGACCCGGGCCAAGATCGCCGTCCTGCTGCTGCCGGGCCTCGGCACGGTCCACGACCTGAAGATGGCGCACGACGCGGGCGCGTCCGTCGCCCGCGTCGCCACGCACTGCACCGAGGCGGACGTGTCGCTGCAGCACTTCGCCGCCGCCCGCGACCTCGGCATGGAGACCGTCGGGTTCCTCATGCTGTCGCACCGGGTGGGCCCGGAGGAGCTGGCGCGGCAGGCCCGGATCATGGTGGACGGCGGCGCGCAGTGCGTCTACGTCGTCGACTCCGCGGGCGCCCTCGTGCTCGGCGAGGCGCAGGAACGGATCAGCGCGCTGGTCAAGGAGATCGGGCACGAGGCGCAGGTCGGCTTCCACGGCCACCAGAACCTCTCCCTCGGCGTCGCCAACTCCGTCCTGGCGCAGCAGAACGGCGCCCGGCAGATCGACGGCGCGCTGTGCGCGCTCGGCGCGGGGGCGGGCAACTCCCCCACCGAGGTGCTGGTCGCGACGTTCGAGCGGCTCGGCGTCCCGACGGGCGTGGACGTGCAGGGCGCGCTGGCGGCGGCCGACGACGTGGTGAAGCCGTTCCTGCACCGGCTGCCGTTCGCCGACCGCGGCGCGATCACGCAGGGGTACGCGGGCGTGTACTCCAGCTTCCTGCTGCACGCCGAGCGGGCCGCCGAGCGCTACGGCGTCCCGGCGCACGAGATCCTGCAGAAGGTCGGCGAGGCCGGCTACGTCGGCGGCCAGGAGGACATGATCATCGACGTGGCGCTCCAGCTCGCCGCCGAGCGCGACCGCGCGTCATAG
- a CDS encoding FAD-binding and (Fe-S)-binding domain-containing protein — MTDHREHGELVEALRAAGVSGVDDSALARSLYSSDASLYRVPPRVVVTPREAGELPAVLAVCRDAGVPLTMRGAGTSIAGNAVGPGVVADVSRHLNRVLEIDPEAGTALVEPGIVQADLHRAAAGHGLRFGPDPSTRTRATLGGMIGNNACGSRALGYGRTSDNVLGLDVVTGSGERLRLGDVPGARPGSVLLERLRGLVGENLALVRTEFGRFGRQVSGYSLEHLLPEQGFDVARTLVGSEGTLALTLAARVRMVREPAHRALVVLGYGSMAEAADAVPAILPHGPVACEGLDSRIVDVVRERRGAAAVPPLPSGSGWLLVELAGPEAGALRSAAREIVGDSGCADSALVEDMALADALWRIREDGSGLVARTPSGEQAHAGWEDAAVPPERLGAYLREFEALLAGYDLFGVPYGHFGDGCIHVRIDFPFGRTGGTRVFRDFLNEAAALAARHGGTMSGEHGDGRARSELLPHMYSPEALALCSAVKDVFDPDDVLNPGIIVRPAAVDADLRAVQTIPLDRGLGLAYRDDRGDLSRAVHRCTGVGKCRADNTGSGGVMCPSYLATREEKDSTRGRARVLQEVVSGKLGPDGWKSDALHDVLDLCLACKGCASDCPTGVDMASYKAEALHRRYRGRIRPRSHYALGRLPRWTRLAARAPAAIKAVNAAMRSRALKPLLAWGAGIDGRRTLPALAPVTFRRWFASHRSPRGRNGDVVLFVDSFTDAFSPEVGRATVRVLEHAGYRVTVTERPVCCGITWISTGQLDGARAQARRTVRALLPHVRRGARVVGMEPSCTGVLRSDAEELLRGVDAAAAREVAAATRTLAELLAETPDWTPPDLSGVTGIAQPHCHHHAVMGWAKDADLLRKAGADVERLGDCCGLAGNFGVEKGHHEVSVAVAEQRLLPAVRAAGEDAVVLADGFSCRTQLRELARRDGEHLAELLARRLPEG; from the coding sequence GTGACCGACCATCGTGAGCACGGCGAGCTGGTGGAGGCGCTGCGGGCGGCCGGGGTCAGCGGGGTGGACGACTCGGCGCTCGCGCGGTCCCTGTACTCGTCGGACGCCTCCCTGTACCGGGTGCCGCCGCGGGTCGTGGTGACGCCCCGCGAGGCGGGCGAGCTGCCGGCCGTCCTCGCGGTGTGCCGGGACGCCGGGGTGCCGCTCACGATGCGGGGCGCCGGGACGTCCATCGCGGGGAACGCGGTCGGGCCCGGGGTCGTCGCCGACGTGAGCCGGCACCTGAACCGCGTGCTGGAGATCGACCCGGAGGCGGGGACGGCGCTGGTGGAGCCCGGCATCGTGCAGGCGGACCTGCACCGGGCGGCGGCGGGGCACGGGCTGCGTTTCGGGCCCGATCCGTCCACCCGGACGCGCGCCACGCTCGGCGGGATGATCGGCAACAACGCGTGCGGCTCGCGGGCGCTCGGCTACGGGCGCACGAGCGACAACGTGCTCGGCCTCGACGTCGTCACCGGCTCCGGGGAGCGGCTGCGGCTCGGCGACGTGCCGGGGGCGCGGCCCGGCAGCGTCCTGCTGGAGCGGCTGCGGGGGCTGGTCGGCGAGAACCTGGCCCTCGTGCGGACCGAGTTCGGGCGGTTCGGCCGGCAGGTCTCCGGATACTCGCTGGAGCACCTGCTGCCGGAGCAGGGCTTCGACGTCGCCCGCACGCTGGTGGGCAGCGAGGGGACGCTCGCGCTGACGCTCGCGGCACGGGTGCGGATGGTCCGGGAGCCCGCGCACCGGGCGCTGGTGGTGCTCGGGTACGGGTCGATGGCCGAGGCCGCCGACGCCGTCCCGGCGATCCTGCCGCACGGCCCGGTCGCGTGCGAGGGACTGGACTCGCGGATCGTCGACGTCGTGCGGGAGCGGCGGGGCGCCGCCGCGGTGCCGCCGCTGCCGTCCGGGTCCGGGTGGCTGCTGGTGGAGCTGGCCGGCCCCGAGGCCGGGGCGCTGCGTTCCGCGGCGCGCGAGATCGTCGGCGATTCCGGTTGCGCCGACTCGGCGCTCGTGGAGGACATGGCGCTCGCCGACGCGCTGTGGCGGATCCGCGAGGACGGCTCCGGGCTCGTCGCGCGCACGCCCTCCGGCGAGCAGGCGCACGCCGGGTGGGAGGACGCGGCGGTCCCGCCCGAGCGGCTCGGCGCCTACCTGCGGGAGTTCGAGGCGCTGCTGGCCGGATACGACCTGTTCGGCGTCCCGTACGGCCATTTCGGCGACGGGTGCATCCACGTCCGGATCGACTTCCCGTTCGGGCGGACCGGCGGGACGCGCGTCTTCCGGGACTTCCTGAACGAGGCGGCGGCGCTGGCGGCGCGGCACGGCGGCACCATGTCCGGCGAGCACGGCGACGGGCGGGCCCGCAGCGAGCTGCTGCCGCACATGTACTCGCCCGAGGCGCTGGCGCTGTGCTCGGCCGTCAAGGACGTCTTCGACCCGGACGACGTGCTCAACCCCGGCATCATCGTCCGCCCGGCGGCCGTGGACGCCGACCTGCGCGCCGTGCAGACGATCCCGCTGGACCGGGGCCTCGGTCTCGCCTACCGGGACGACCGGGGCGACCTGTCCCGTGCCGTGCACCGCTGCACCGGCGTGGGCAAGTGCCGCGCCGACAACACGGGGTCGGGCGGCGTGATGTGCCCGTCCTACCTGGCGACCCGGGAGGAGAAGGACTCCACGCGCGGACGGGCCCGGGTGCTCCAGGAGGTCGTCAGCGGGAAGCTCGGCCCGGACGGCTGGAAGTCCGACGCCCTGCACGACGTCCTCGATCTGTGCCTCGCGTGCAAGGGCTGCGCGTCCGACTGCCCGACCGGCGTCGACATGGCCTCCTACAAGGCGGAGGCGCTGCACCGGCGGTACCGGGGGCGGATCCGGCCGCGCTCCCACTACGCGCTCGGCCGGCTCCCGCGCTGGACCCGGCTCGCCGCCCGGGCGCCCGCGGCGATCAAGGCGGTGAACGCGGCGATGCGGTCGCGCGCGCTGAAGCCGCTGCTCGCGTGGGGCGCGGGCATCGACGGGCGGCGCACGCTCCCCGCGCTCGCGCCCGTGACGTTCCGGCGCTGGTTCGCCTCGCACCGCAGCCCGCGGGGCCGCAACGGCGACGTCGTGCTGTTCGTGGACAGCTTCACCGACGCGTTCTCCCCGGAGGTGGGCCGGGCGACCGTGCGGGTGCTGGAGCACGCCGGCTACCGCGTCACGGTGACCGAGCGCCCCGTGTGCTGCGGGATCACGTGGATCTCCACCGGTCAGCTGGACGGCGCGCGGGCGCAGGCGCGCCGCACCGTCCGCGCGCTGCTCCCCCACGTGCGGCGCGGCGCCAGGGTCGTCGGCATGGAGCCGTCCTGCACCGGGGTGCTGCGGTCCGACGCCGAGGAGCTGCTGAGGGGCGTGGACGCGGCGGCCGCCCGCGAGGTCGCCGCCGCGACCCGCACCCTGGCCGAGCTGCTCGCCGAGACGCCGGACTGGACGCCGCCCGACCTGTCCGGCGTCACCGGGATCGCGCAGCCGCACTGCCACCACCACGCCGTCATGGGCTGGGCGAAGGACGCCGACCTGCTGCGCAAGGCGGGCGCGGACGTCGAGCGGCTCGGCGACTGCTGCGGGCTGGCCGGCAACTTCGGCGTCGAGAAGGGCCACCACGAGGTGTCGGTCGCCGTCGCCGAGCAGCGGCTGCTCCCGGCCGTCCGCGCGGCCGGGGAGGACGCGGTGGTCCTGGCCGACGGGTTCAGCTGCCGCACGCAGCTGCGCGAGCTGGCGCGGCGCGACGGCGAGCACCTCGCCGAGCTCCTGGCCCGCCGCCTGCCGGAGGGCTGA
- a CDS encoding TetR/AcrR family transcriptional regulator — MTHEEPRASTPRGLARREQLVGIGLDLLAEGGWAALTARAVADRARIRPGLLHHYFNGLPGLHVAVAQRVSETIVDPVVDALVAAPDTEAALRALRERVLDMLAGERNLRLAAELLVRALRDPRMGAERRDWARDVRARIAARLEHLRPGWPAERREGTAMLFTAVLDGLMLQLILDPDLPADPALHATEALAGDP, encoded by the coding sequence ATGACCCACGAGGAGCCCCGCGCGTCGACGCCCCGCGGCCTGGCACGCCGGGAGCAGCTCGTGGGCATCGGTCTCGACCTGCTCGCCGAGGGCGGCTGGGCCGCGCTCACGGCCCGGGCCGTCGCGGACCGGGCCCGGATCCGGCCGGGGCTGCTGCACCACTACTTCAACGGGCTGCCCGGGCTGCACGTCGCCGTCGCGCAGCGGGTCAGCGAGACGATCGTCGACCCGGTGGTGGACGCGCTGGTCGCCGCGCCGGACACCGAGGCCGCGCTGCGGGCGCTGCGCGAGCGCGTCCTCGACATGCTCGCCGGGGAGCGCAACCTCAGGCTCGCCGCCGAGCTGCTGGTCCGGGCGCTGCGCGACCCGCGGATGGGCGCCGAGCGGCGGGACTGGGCGCGGGACGTGCGGGCCCGCATCGCCGCGCGGCTGGAGCACCTGCGCCCCGGCTGGCCCGCCGAGCGCCGCGAGGGCACCGCCATGCTCTTCACCGCGGTGCTGGACGGCCTGATGCTCCAGCTGATCCTCGACCCCGACCTGCCGGCCGACCCCGCCCTGCACGCGACCGAGGCCCTGGCCGGCGATCCCTGA
- a CDS encoding 2-keto-4-pentenoate hydratase: MDPGSVEKAAAALLDAYATGTPIAPLTKDHPDMSVADAYAVQLAQVTAWTGAGARVKGHKVGLTSAAMQRQMGVDQPDFGVLLDTMFLPESAPIDTGRFLQPRIEPEIAFVLGRPLAGPGATAADAVAAVDYVLPALEVIDSRIADWKITLPDTIADNASSGGVVLGTRPVRLDDQDLSLMGCLLRRDGDLIDTGAGGAVLGSPINALVWLANVLGERGVSLEAGHVVLPGSITAAVPVAPGQTLTATFAGIGSVTARFGRREQA; the protein is encoded by the coding sequence ATGGACCCGGGTTCAGTGGAGAAGGCCGCGGCCGCGCTGCTCGACGCGTACGCCACCGGCACTCCCATCGCGCCGCTGACGAAGGACCATCCGGACATGTCGGTGGCCGACGCCTACGCGGTCCAGCTCGCCCAGGTCACGGCGTGGACCGGCGCCGGAGCGCGCGTCAAGGGCCACAAGGTCGGCCTGACCTCGGCGGCGATGCAGCGCCAGATGGGCGTGGACCAGCCGGACTTCGGCGTGCTGCTGGACACGATGTTCCTGCCGGAGAGCGCCCCGATCGACACCGGCCGGTTCCTGCAGCCCCGGATCGAACCGGAGATCGCGTTCGTGCTGGGTCGCCCGCTGGCCGGGCCCGGCGCCACGGCGGCGGACGCCGTCGCGGCCGTCGACTACGTGCTGCCCGCGCTGGAGGTGATCGACTCCCGCATCGCGGACTGGAAGATCACCCTGCCGGACACGATCGCGGACAACGCCTCCAGCGGCGGCGTCGTGCTCGGCACCCGCCCGGTCCGCCTGGACGACCAGGACCTGTCGCTGATGGGCTGCCTGCTGCGCCGCGACGGCGACCTGATCGACACCGGCGCGGGCGGCGCGGTCCTCGGATCGCCGATCAACGCGCTGGTCTGGCTGGCCAACGTCCTCGGCGAGCGCGGCGTGAGCCTGGAGGCCGGGCACGTGGTGCTGCCCGGCTCCATCACCGCGGCCGTGCCGGTCGCGCCCGGACAGACGCTGACGGCGACGTTCGCCGGAATCGGTTCCGTGACCGCTCGGTTCGGAAGGAGGGAACAGGCATGA